Proteins encoded together in one Yersinia mollaretii ATCC 43969 window:
- a CDS encoding HlyD family type I secretion periplasmic adaptor subunit codes for MLPETGRDLTTDMGSRQQNLPPLQSDSGSYLSLGGLLIFGGFIGFLLWAGLAPLDKGIAVMGHIVVAENRKVIQPLQGGRIQQLHVGEGDEVTEGQLLITLDDTAIRSHRDNLQHQYLSALAQESRLIAEQHDLPEIHFPEALLQDPAQQVVERITVLQQQLFQHRRQAQLSEIARLSAQITRHQSRQSGLQVLRDNNQQQLDLFQQQLDGVQSLAKNGHVAKNQLLDMERQAISLRTRVEQDASDIAEAYKLIDETEQHISQRHEQYQSENREQLAKAQQSTQELTQRLSVAEYELDNTRIIAPVSGSIIALAQHTVGGVVSSGQTLMELVPSGQPLLVEAQLPVALIDKAMVGLPVDLNFSAFNQSTTPRLYGSVLRIGADRIQHPQTLEPYYPLTIAIDTNQTPLKIRPGMSVDVFIRTGERSLLNYLFKPLTDRLYVAFAEE; via the coding sequence ATGTTACCTGAAACAGGTCGTGATCTGACTACTGATATGGGCAGCCGACAGCAAAACTTACCCCCATTACAAAGCGATAGCGGGAGCTATCTTAGCTTAGGTGGATTATTGATCTTTGGAGGCTTCATCGGTTTTTTACTTTGGGCCGGGCTGGCACCTTTGGATAAAGGAATTGCGGTTATGGGGCACATTGTCGTTGCCGAAAACCGTAAAGTGATCCAGCCGTTACAAGGCGGACGAATTCAGCAATTACATGTCGGCGAGGGGGATGAAGTCACGGAAGGGCAGTTACTCATCACGCTGGATGATACTGCGATTCGCAGTCATCGGGATAATCTACAGCATCAGTACCTCAGTGCGCTGGCTCAGGAGTCCCGCTTAATCGCCGAGCAACATGATTTACCTGAGATTCATTTCCCAGAGGCATTGCTTCAGGATCCCGCGCAACAGGTGGTTGAACGTATCACTGTTTTGCAGCAACAACTTTTTCAGCATCGCCGCCAAGCTCAACTGAGTGAAATTGCACGTTTATCTGCACAAATTACGCGCCATCAGAGTCGGCAGAGTGGATTACAAGTGCTGCGGGATAATAACCAACAGCAACTCGACCTATTCCAACAGCAATTGGATGGCGTGCAGTCGTTGGCAAAAAATGGCCATGTTGCCAAAAATCAATTATTGGATATGGAGCGTCAGGCCATTTCACTGCGTACCAGAGTTGAGCAGGACGCCAGCGATATCGCGGAGGCTTATAAGCTCATTGATGAAACGGAACAGCATATTTCACAACGGCACGAACAGTATCAAAGTGAGAATCGCGAGCAATTAGCCAAAGCGCAGCAAAGTACCCAAGAGTTAACGCAACGTTTGAGTGTTGCGGAGTATGAATTGGACAATACCCGCATTATCGCCCCCGTCAGCGGTTCGATTATTGCACTGGCACAACACACTGTCGGAGGTGTGGTGAGTAGTGGGCAAACATTGATGGAGCTGGTTCCCAGCGGGCAGCCCTTGTTAGTTGAAGCCCAGTTGCCAGTGGCGCTAATTGATAAAGCCATGGTGGGCTTACCGGTCGACCTTAATTTTTCTGCCTTTAATCAAAGTACTACCCCACGATTATACGGCTCGGTATTACGTATTGGGGCTGATCGCATACAGCATCCACAAACTTTAGAACCCTATTACCCTTTAACTATCGCGATTGATACAAATCAAACCCCGCTAAAAATCCGACCGGGTATGTCGGTTGATGTTTTTATCCGTACTGGGGAGCGATCATTGCTCAATTATCTGTTTAAGCCGCTAACCGACCGTCTGTATGTCGCGTTTGCCGAAGAGTAA
- a CDS encoding type I secretion system permease/ATPase, producing MEMDAMESSNNTGFSSSSPTILSVLTHHKKNLWGIGLFTAVINLLMLAPAIYMLQVYDRVLASANTMTLLMLTILVLGIFVFIGLLEWVRSAVVIRLGTRIDMQLNQQVFNAAFASQLMGHKTPAAQALNDLTALRQFATGNALFAFFDAPWFPFYLFVIFLLHPWLGALAAAGACMLIFLAWLNHWVCKKPLKEASNITSQATQQANANLRNADAIEAMGMLKAMRERWLKQHSHFLYQQNIASDKSSRVTALSKSSRQALQSMMLGLGALLVIDGAITAGVMIAGSILIGRVLSPIDQLIAVWKQWSHARLAYQRLSDLLAQHPPEQTGMHLSPPTGKLSVTQLTVCKPGTHIPVLQAINFELQPGDVLGVLGPSGSGKSTLAKLLVACKPAFSGSVRLDSANLAQWDKTRLGEFIGYLPQDIQLFRGSIAENISRFGPVDTKKVIAAAQFADVHDLILHMPQGYDTQLGDGGEGLSGGQRQRIALARAMYGIPRLIVLDEPNASLDKEGEKALLNSIIQLKQQGSTIVMITHKPELLSGSDYLLLLNNGRMELFDRTEAVLQSVKGQDKSKVNADVKAFNSKKSWGSDMSYGIASARTASQKS from the coding sequence ATGGAAATGGACGCCATGGAATCAAGTAATAATACCGGTTTTTCATCATCTTCACCGACTATTCTCTCCGTTCTCACCCATCACAAAAAAAACCTTTGGGGTATTGGGTTATTTACAGCGGTAATAAATTTATTGATGCTTGCCCCTGCTATTTATATGTTGCAGGTTTATGACCGTGTTCTTGCGTCAGCGAATACCATGACATTATTGATGCTCACTATATTGGTGCTGGGTATATTTGTATTTATTGGGCTTTTAGAGTGGGTTCGAAGTGCGGTGGTTATCCGTTTGGGAACTCGCATTGATATGCAACTTAATCAGCAGGTATTTAATGCTGCATTTGCCTCACAACTGATGGGTCATAAAACTCCAGCAGCTCAAGCATTGAATGACCTAACAGCTTTGCGTCAATTTGCCACCGGCAACGCACTTTTCGCCTTCTTCGATGCACCTTGGTTCCCATTTTATCTGTTTGTCATTTTTCTGCTCCATCCATGGTTAGGCGCATTGGCTGCGGCAGGTGCTTGTATGCTTATTTTTCTGGCATGGCTTAATCATTGGGTATGTAAAAAACCACTGAAAGAAGCATCAAACATCACCTCACAGGCCACTCAACAAGCCAATGCGAATTTGCGTAACGCCGATGCCATTGAAGCGATGGGGATGCTAAAAGCCATGCGCGAACGCTGGCTTAAGCAGCATTCACATTTCCTCTATCAACAAAATATTGCCAGCGATAAAAGTAGTCGCGTCACCGCCTTATCTAAATCCAGCCGTCAGGCGCTGCAATCAATGATGCTAGGTCTGGGCGCATTGTTGGTTATTGATGGCGCAATTACGGCGGGCGTCATGATTGCGGGTTCTATCTTAATTGGGCGGGTATTAAGCCCAATTGATCAATTAATTGCGGTCTGGAAACAGTGGAGTCATGCCCGATTGGCTTATCAACGACTCTCTGACTTATTGGCGCAGCACCCACCCGAACAGACGGGTATGCATCTCTCTCCCCCAACGGGGAAATTGAGTGTGACACAGCTAACCGTTTGTAAACCTGGCACCCATATTCCGGTGTTACAGGCCATCAATTTTGAGTTGCAACCCGGTGATGTCCTTGGTGTTTTGGGGCCGTCGGGTAGTGGTAAATCTACCTTGGCGAAACTATTGGTAGCATGTAAACCCGCCTTTAGCGGCTCAGTTCGCTTAGACAGTGCCAATCTTGCGCAATGGGATAAAACCCGCTTAGGGGAATTTATTGGTTACCTGCCGCAAGATATCCAGCTATTTCGTGGGTCGATTGCTGAAAATATCTCGCGCTTTGGCCCGGTTGATACCAAAAAAGTGATCGCAGCAGCGCAGTTCGCGGATGTGCACGATCTCATTCTGCATATGCCGCAAGGCTATGATACTCAGCTAGGGGATGGCGGCGAAGGGCTATCCGGCGGTCAACGCCAGCGTATTGCTTTGGCGCGGGCCATGTACGGCATACCACGACTTATTGTGCTGGATGAACCCAATGCCAGTCTGGATAAAGAGGGTGAAAAAGCCTTACTGAATAGCATCATCCAACTCAAACAGCAGGGCAGCACCATCGTGATGATCACCCATAAGCCAGAGTTATTATCCGGTAGTGACTATTTGCTATTGCTCAATAATGGCCGAATGGAACTGTTTGATCGTACTGAGGCGGTTTTACAAAGCGTTAAGGGGCAGGACAAGTCCAAGGTCAACGCTGATGTAAAAGCATTCAATAGTAAAAAGAGTTGGGGTAGCGACATGTCATATGGTATCGCATCAGCCCGCACGGCATCACAAAAATCATGA
- a CDS encoding heme acquisition protein HasA: MTVTIQYNSKFADSTLSSYTQAWATKNGDIRQAEWKDYGTFTGDFVGDSHNQYTVGSSHGTEAAMVVQGSIRCAAQPCIFYGKIENLDLGDHYDFGVNSQQLDERQLILSGLDIIGEYDATKTMAENQQGETHKVIYGLMCGNATPLLDVLQAKGIDINTPLKDMAIASQFDMTSEVLADAPIIINTVGMADGTDVTIILLAA; the protein is encoded by the coding sequence ATGACAGTAACAATTCAATATAATAGTAAGTTCGCTGATTCTACCCTCTCTTCTTATACTCAAGCATGGGCGACGAAAAATGGTGATATAAGGCAGGCAGAATGGAAAGATTATGGCACCTTTACGGGCGACTTTGTTGGTGATTCTCACAATCAATATACCGTGGGTAGCTCTCATGGAACTGAGGCGGCAATGGTTGTCCAAGGGAGTATACGTTGCGCTGCCCAGCCCTGTATTTTCTACGGTAAAATTGAAAACTTGGATCTGGGTGATCACTATGACTTTGGCGTTAATAGTCAACAGCTTGATGAGCGGCAACTGATATTAAGCGGGCTAGATATTATTGGTGAATATGATGCCACCAAAACGATGGCAGAGAACCAACAGGGTGAGACACACAAGGTCATCTATGGGTTGATGTGTGGCAATGCAACCCCATTGCTGGACGTGCTCCAAGCCAAAGGTATTGATATCAATACACCACTGAAAGATATGGCTATCGCTAGTCAGTTCGATATGACGAGTGAAGTTTTAGCCGATGCGCCAATCATTATTAACACTGTAGGTATGGCTGATGGAACTGACGTCACTATTATCTTATTAGCCGCCTAA
- a CDS encoding heme acquisition protein HasA: MTVTIQYSSEFADSTLSSYTQMWTTRNGDIREIEHKYLGSFYGDFVSDFQNQYVVGSSHGTEAAMIVQGNIRSAVVYYGKIENLELGDHYDFDIVSQQLDERQLKLSGLDITSEYDATKTMAENEQGETHKIIYGLMCGNATPLLEILQTKGIDINTPLKDLAIASLFDSPSEVQADAPIIGTIGMTDDFDSAMLIAA, from the coding sequence ATGACAGTCACTATTCAATATAGTAGCGAATTCGCTGATTCTACCCTCTCTTCTTATACTCAAATGTGGACGACGAGAAATGGTGATATAAGAGAGATAGAACATAAATATCTTGGCTCTTTTTATGGTGATTTTGTTAGTGATTTTCAGAACCAATATGTAGTGGGTAGCTCTCATGGAACTGAGGCTGCAATGATTGTGCAAGGTAATATACGTTCTGCTGTCGTTTATTATGGCAAAATTGAAAACTTGGAACTGGGTGATCACTATGATTTTGATATTGTTAGTCAGCAGCTTGATGAGCGGCAACTGAAATTAAGTGGGCTTGATATTACCAGCGAATATGATGCTACTAAAACGATGGCAGAGAATGAACAGGGTGAAACACACAAGATTATTTATGGCTTAATGTGCGGTAATGCCACCCCATTGCTGGAAATACTCCAGACCAAAGGTATTGATATCAATACGCCACTGAAAGATCTGGCTATCGCCAGTCTATTTGATTCTCCGAGTGAAGTTCAAGCTGATGCGCCAATTATTGGCACAATTGGTATGACTGATGATTTCGACTCGGCAATGTTAATAGCGGCCTAA
- a CDS encoding heme acquisition protein HasA encodes MTNISIKYSSSDHENCTLANCVKNSSVNIGNITETTQPQVLAKMYVDFTATVNSGDYSGYQYILVDSATENDAVTVNDAVTIVEGDLKSSILSYRHNKTFSGKIDSVTLGDGLMPIPGEFIKQVEVARLKLSGLDITSEFDSNKTTAENQQGEVHKVIDGLMRGDADPLLEILKSKGIKINTPLKEMAIASPFDTTSEVLTDAPVIDAIGITDDFDSAMLMAA; translated from the coding sequence ATGACCAATATATCGATCAAATATAGCAGTTCAGATCACGAAAATTGTACACTCGCTAATTGTGTTAAGAATAGTAGTGTAAACATAGGTAATATAACAGAGACAACACAGCCACAAGTATTAGCTAAAATGTATGTTGACTTCACTGCAACTGTTAACAGCGGTGATTACAGCGGGTACCAATATATATTAGTTGATAGTGCTACTGAAAATGACGCAGTAACGGTAAATGATGCAGTGACGATAGTGGAAGGAGATCTAAAGTCATCGATACTGAGTTATCGTCATAATAAGACTTTCTCAGGAAAAATAGATAGCGTGACATTGGGTGACGGCTTGATGCCAATTCCTGGAGAGTTTATTAAACAGGTTGAGGTAGCGAGACTGAAATTGAGCGGGTTGGATATTACCAGTGAGTTTGATTCGAACAAGACAACGGCAGAGAACCAACAAGGTGAGGTGCATAAGGTCATTGATGGTTTGATGCGGGGCGATGCTGATCCATTACTGGAAATACTCAAGAGCAAAGGTATTAAGATCAATACCCCACTGAAAGAGATGGCGATTGCTAGTCCGTTTGATACGACGAGTGAAGTTCTGACTGATGCACCAGTCATTGATGCAATTGGTATTACTGATGATTTTGACTCGGCCATGTTAATGGCGGCCTAA
- a CDS encoding heme acquisition protein HasA yields the protein MTVSIQFNAPLGSATLASYSQTLKVKNRKETISNDTTETKEAQALASMCDDSSDDAVGYDFIGIDAGTSCKSNTDIIVEGSLFYSHTPQYTFYGKIESLMLGKDLNPNPDGMGKQLDESQLKLSGLGISSEFDAGKTITENHQGEVHKVIDGLIRGNAEPLLEILQARGVDINTPLKDLAIASQFSATNEVMADIPVVDTVGTSDSAEILMAA from the coding sequence ATGACCGTAAGCATTCAATTTAATGCTCCATTAGGAAGTGCTACCCTCGCGAGTTATAGTCAGACCCTGAAAGTAAAGAATAGAAAAGAGACAATAAGTAATGATACAACGGAGACAAAAGAAGCACAGGCATTAGCCAGCATGTGTGATGACTCTTCTGACGATGCGGTAGGTTACGATTTTATTGGCATTGATGCAGGCACCAGTTGCAAAAGTAACACTGATATTATTGTCGAAGGGAGTTTATTCTACTCCCATACACCTCAGTATACCTTTTACGGCAAGATAGAGAGTTTGATGCTGGGTAAAGACTTGAACCCTAATCCTGATGGAATGGGTAAACAGCTTGATGAATCGCAACTAAAATTGAGCGGGTTGGGCATTTCCAGTGAATTTGATGCAGGCAAAACAATAACAGAGAACCACCAGGGTGAGGTTCATAAAGTCATTGATGGTTTGATTCGGGGTAATGCCGAACCATTACTAGAAATACTTCAGGCCAGAGGTGTTGATATCAATACGCCACTGAAAGATCTGGCAATCGCCAGCCAATTTAGTGCGACTAACGAAGTTATGGCCGATATACCCGTCGTTGATACCGTCGGCACATCTGATAGCGCCGAAATATTAATGGCGGCCTAA
- a CDS encoding heme acquisition protein HasA, with product MSTTIKYNSEFADHSITSYLNNWAENFGDIDQAATKDRGQFAGGGMLDGTQYSIGSSHGTDMGMIVEGTLSYAFAAHAFHGQITGMQFGHELIANSNGVGKAFADVQVTFNGLDISGEFDAAKSVAENRDTDMQKSVHGLMKGNADPMLDILKAKGIDVDTKFKDLDIASQLDTTSDVMADSPVVDTVGASDNVEILMAA from the coding sequence ATGAGTACAACCATTAAATATAACAGCGAGTTTGCTGATCACAGCATCACTTCTTATCTTAATAACTGGGCTGAGAACTTCGGTGATATAGATCAAGCGGCAACCAAAGATCGTGGTCAGTTTGCTGGCGGGGGAATGCTTGATGGTACCCAATATTCCATAGGCAGTTCTCACGGTACTGATATGGGGATGATTGTTGAAGGGACTTTAAGCTATGCTTTTGCAGCCCATGCTTTCCATGGTCAAATAACTGGCATGCAGTTTGGTCATGAATTAATTGCTAATTCTAATGGTGTGGGTAAAGCTTTTGCAGATGTGCAAGTCACCTTTAACGGTCTGGATATTTCTGGTGAATTTGATGCTGCCAAGTCAGTGGCCGAAAATCGTGATACTGATATGCAGAAATCGGTACATGGCTTAATGAAAGGCAATGCCGATCCAATGTTGGACATCCTCAAAGCCAAAGGCATTGATGTGGATACCAAGTTTAAAGATCTGGATATCGCCAGCCAGCTTGATACCACCAGTGACGTCATGGCTGATTCACCTGTCGTTGATACAGTTGGTGCATCTGACAATGTTGAAATATTGATGGCGGCCTAA
- a CDS encoding TonB-dependent hemoglobin/transferrin/lactoferrin family receptor, whose product MDSMVRDKKETINALNKIALGIFLALTAQSYSESAKAETAVAPPNKNDMVLDKLKVEEASHAYEGDWVYDEIRSVSEISREQMDNRPARHAADILEQTPGVYSSVSQQEPGLSINIRGMQDFGRVNMNIDGMRQNFMKSGHGQRNGVMYIDPEILSNVIIEKGAISGIGGAGMIGGIATFNTINASDFLEPGKEIGGKVRAMTGDNGTQFIGSAMLAVGNEYGDILLATSERNLKDYWPGNKGELGEIRIGSKYNHTIFDTALKKKKVSFTDFKMHSQLAKIGWNVSADQRLAFSYLQTQVDSPNAGIFTEVGLNMSTPIYGWLSSSMTEVNNRNIGLDYSLKPEHIAWLDLTAKIYYVDTDDITDTHNANTIFRKPFWTQTRLTTQGLQLQNSSLFTPDDQHQLRINYGLEWFSDRSRGNTTNDYMIERTPVGMSVNGLTPPGKRTITSTFAQLNYDYADWLRLEGGLRYDQFRLQGNTWMYVKGFRKPYTLENPCDPKRDEQSERANTRCSSTVLSMMTWDVDRHERQLSPTAAVGIKPGAQWLEFFGTYGKSWRPPAMTEALATGSAHGHGWVLPNPLLAAEHSKAWELGVNIQQTGLFISEDRFVAKVAYFDTRVSNYANLQLSKTRPKLGGGSFTDVTYVNNLLQTYFRGLEYQLSYDAGLFYTNINYTRMIGENNICSKVAWLGGVQKGKRINKKERYPVDDPDMNNRIECYAASASFGSSAYLPGDRGSFNFGGRIFDQKLDLGTVIRYNKGHQDKSVLNKYGLPNVVYVADWPEYIILDLYTSYKVTNSLTLRSSIENITNRAYLVSYGDTLSFAPNRGRTIQGGFEYKF is encoded by the coding sequence ATGGATAGTATGGTTAGAGATAAAAAAGAAACAATAAACGCGCTGAATAAAATCGCCCTCGGTATATTTTTAGCTCTGACGGCGCAAAGCTATTCAGAGAGTGCTAAAGCTGAAACCGCAGTGGCACCACCGAATAAAAATGACATGGTGCTGGATAAGCTCAAAGTCGAAGAGGCGAGCCATGCTTATGAGGGCGACTGGGTCTATGATGAAATACGCTCGGTTAGCGAAATCTCCCGTGAACAAATGGATAACCGACCCGCGCGCCATGCAGCGGATATATTAGAGCAAACGCCGGGAGTCTACTCTAGTGTTAGCCAGCAAGAGCCAGGGTTATCGATCAATATCCGTGGTATGCAAGATTTTGGCCGCGTGAATATGAATATTGACGGGATGCGACAGAATTTTATGAAAAGCGGCCACGGTCAACGCAATGGCGTAATGTATATTGATCCGGAAATTCTGAGTAACGTCATAATAGAGAAAGGCGCGATCAGTGGTATTGGCGGTGCGGGTATGATTGGCGGGATTGCCACCTTTAATACCATCAATGCCAGCGATTTTCTTGAGCCGGGAAAAGAGATTGGCGGTAAAGTACGCGCCATGACCGGAGATAATGGCACCCAGTTTATTGGCAGCGCAATGCTGGCGGTGGGTAATGAGTATGGTGATATATTATTAGCGACCAGTGAACGTAATTTGAAAGATTACTGGCCGGGTAATAAGGGAGAACTTGGTGAAATTCGCATTGGATCTAAATATAACCATACAATATTTGATACTGCCCTGAAAAAGAAAAAAGTCTCATTTACTGATTTTAAAATGCATTCGCAGTTGGCAAAAATAGGTTGGAATGTATCCGCTGATCAGCGCTTGGCATTCAGTTATCTACAAACCCAAGTAGACAGCCCCAATGCGGGTATATTTACCGAGGTAGGTCTTAATATGTCAACCCCGATATACGGTTGGCTGAGCAGCAGTATGACTGAAGTGAACAACCGTAATATTGGGCTAGATTATAGCTTAAAGCCGGAGCACATTGCCTGGCTGGATCTAACAGCAAAAATCTATTACGTTGATACTGATGATATAACCGATACACATAATGCAAACACTATTTTTCGAAAACCATTCTGGACTCAAACCCGTTTAACAACCCAAGGTCTACAACTGCAAAACAGCAGTTTATTTACCCCCGACGACCAACATCAATTACGCATCAACTATGGCCTTGAGTGGTTTAGTGACCGCTCCAGAGGCAATACAACCAACGACTATATGATTGAACGTACCCCTGTGGGCATGAGTGTGAATGGGTTAACCCCCCCGGGTAAGCGGACAATCACCAGTACTTTTGCCCAGCTTAATTACGATTATGCTGATTGGCTGCGGCTGGAAGGGGGGTTGCGTTATGACCAGTTTCGTTTGCAGGGTAATACCTGGATGTATGTCAAAGGGTTCCGCAAACCCTATACCCTTGAGAACCCTTGTGACCCCAAACGAGATGAGCAATCCGAAAGAGCAAACACACGATGTTCATCTACTGTTCTATCAATGATGACTTGGGATGTGGATCGCCATGAACGGCAACTTTCACCCACGGCGGCGGTTGGTATTAAGCCCGGCGCACAGTGGCTAGAGTTTTTTGGCACTTATGGTAAATCCTGGCGACCACCGGCAATGACGGAGGCGTTGGCGACGGGCAGTGCACACGGTCATGGGTGGGTTTTACCCAACCCTTTGTTGGCAGCGGAGCATTCTAAAGCATGGGAGCTGGGTGTTAATATTCAACAAACGGGTCTGTTTATCAGTGAAGATCGCTTTGTGGCTAAGGTGGCATATTTTGATACCCGAGTGAGTAATTATGCCAATCTTCAATTATCCAAGACGAGACCAAAATTGGGTGGCGGATCTTTCACTGATGTAACCTATGTAAATAATTTACTGCAAACTTATTTTCGTGGTCTGGAATATCAATTAAGTTATGATGCTGGGTTATTTTATACAAATATAAATTATACCAGAATGATTGGTGAAAATAATATATGTTCAAAAGTGGCTTGGTTAGGTGGAGTGCAAAAAGGTAAACGAATCAATAAAAAAGAGCGTTATCCAGTTGATGATCCTGACATGAATAATAGAATTGAATGTTATGCGGCAAGTGCGTCATTTGGCTCATCAGCTTATTTGCCCGGCGATCGTGGTAGCTTTAATTTCGGCGGAAGAATATTTGATCAAAAGCTGGATCTCGGCACTGTTATCCGTTATAACAAAGGACATCAGGATAAGTCGGTGCTTAATAAATATGGGTTGCCCAATGTTGTTTATGTGGCAGATTGGCCCGAGTATATAATATTAGATCTCTATACTAGCTATAAGGTGACTAATAGTTTAACGCTACGAAGTTCAATAGAAAATATAACTAATCGTGCATATTTAGTCAGCTATGGAGATACACTCTCTTTTGCCCCGAATCGTGGTAGAACTATTCAGGGTGGTTTTGAGTATAAATTTTGA
- the argH gene encoding argininosuccinate lyase: MALWGGRFSQAADQRFKQFNDSLRFDYRLAEQDIIGSVAWSKALVTVGVLTATEQQQLEQALSVLLEEVQADPQAILTSDAEDIHSWVETKLIGKVGDLGKKLHTGRSRNDQVATDLKLWCKFQITELKTAVQQLQQALVITAEANQDAVMPGYTHLQRAQPVTFAHWCLAYVEMLARDESRLQDTLKRLDVSPLGSGALAGTAYAIDREQLASWLGFASATRNSLDSVSDRDHVLELLSDASIGMVHLSRFAEDLIFFNSGEAAFVDLSDRVTSGSSLMPQKKNPDALELIRGKCGRVQGALTGMMMTLKGLPLAYNKDMQEDKEGLFDALDTWLDCLHMAALVLDGIQVKRLRCKEAAEQGYANATELADYLVAKGVPFREAHHIVGEAVVEAIRQGKALEALSLSDLQKFSAVIGDDVYPILALQSCLDKRVAKGGVSPQQVAFAIAEAKARLL; encoded by the coding sequence ATGGCATTGTGGGGCGGACGGTTTAGTCAGGCAGCAGATCAGCGTTTTAAGCAATTCAATGACTCCCTGCGGTTTGATTACCGACTGGCAGAGCAGGACATTATAGGTTCTGTTGCTTGGTCGAAAGCACTGGTCACGGTGGGTGTATTAACGGCTACCGAGCAGCAGCAACTTGAGCAGGCACTCTCTGTTTTGTTGGAAGAAGTACAGGCCGATCCACAGGCCATTTTGACCAGTGATGCGGAAGATATCCACAGTTGGGTAGAGACCAAACTGATTGGCAAAGTGGGCGATTTAGGCAAAAAACTGCACACGGGTCGGAGCCGTAACGACCAAGTGGCGACGGACCTAAAATTGTGGTGCAAATTCCAGATAACTGAATTAAAAACCGCTGTGCAGCAGTTGCAGCAAGCGCTGGTGATCACTGCCGAAGCCAATCAGGATGCGGTGATGCCGGGTTATACCCACTTGCAACGCGCCCAACCGGTGACTTTTGCGCACTGGTGTCTGGCTTATGTTGAAATGCTCGCGCGTGATGAAAGTCGTCTGCAAGATACCCTAAAACGCCTTGATGTCAGCCCATTGGGTTCTGGCGCATTGGCGGGGACAGCCTATGCTATCGACCGTGAACAACTGGCGAGCTGGCTAGGTTTTGCCTCGGCGACACGCAACAGTCTCGACAGTGTCTCTGACCGCGACCATGTGCTGGAACTGCTGTCCGATGCCAGCATCGGCATGGTGCATCTGTCTCGTTTTGCGGAAGACCTCATCTTCTTCAACAGTGGCGAAGCGGCGTTTGTTGACTTATCTGATCGCGTGACCTCAGGCTCCTCCCTGATGCCGCAAAAGAAAAACCCAGATGCATTAGAATTAATCCGTGGTAAGTGTGGTCGGGTACAAGGCGCATTGACCGGGATGATGATGACGCTGAAAGGCTTGCCTCTGGCTTATAACAAAGACATGCAGGAAGACAAAGAAGGGCTGTTTGATGCGCTCGACACTTGGCTAGACTGCCTGCATATGGCCGCACTGGTGTTGGATGGCATTCAAGTAAAACGCCTACGTTGTAAAGAAGCGGCAGAGCAGGGCTATGCCAATGCCACAGAGCTGGCTGACTATTTGGTCGCTAAAGGTGTGCCGTTCCGCGAAGCGCACCACATTGTGGGTGAAGCGGTGGTTGAGGCTATTCGGCAGGGCAAAGCACTGGAGGCGTTATCGCTCAGTGACTTGCAGAAATTCAGTGCAGTCATTGGTGATGATGTCTATCCGATTTTGGCGCTGCAATCCTGTCTGGATAAACGCGTCGCTAAAGGTGGGGTTTCACCACAGCAAGTGGCTTTTGCTATTGCTGAGGCTAAAGCGCGCCTACTGTAG